The following are encoded together in the Echinicola jeungdonensis genome:
- a CDS encoding 6-pyruvoyl trahydropterin synthase family protein, with protein MWSITKIFRFETAHRISNYIGACRNIHGHSYQLQVSISRNNFNEDDMVMDFKDLKKIVQKNIIAHLDHVLLLKKNPENIAKYSQDNSPILWMEYEPTAERILDWIRLKLLQVLPNYVELKKLTLFETSTGFVEWENDFRNSFEDRQLSKEKWEIK; from the coding sequence ATGTGGAGTATCACGAAAATTTTCAGGTTTGAAACTGCTCATAGGATATCTAACTATATTGGGGCTTGCCGTAATATCCATGGCCACAGTTATCAACTTCAGGTGAGCATTTCGAGGAACAACTTTAATGAGGATGATATGGTCATGGACTTTAAAGATTTGAAGAAAATTGTTCAGAAAAATATTATTGCACATTTGGATCATGTTCTTTTGCTGAAAAAGAATCCTGAAAATATAGCAAAATATAGTCAAGATAATTCGCCTATATTATGGATGGAGTATGAACCCACAGCAGAAAGGATTTTGGATTGGATCAGGCTTAAATTACTTCAAGTTCTTCCTAATTATGTTGAGCTTAAAAAGCTTACCCTTTTTGAAACATCCACCGGATTTGTGGAGTGGGAAAATGATTTTAGGAACTCTTTTGAGGATAGGCAATTATCAAAGGAAAAATGGGAAATAAAATAA
- the ric gene encoding iron-sulfur cluster repair di-iron protein, which produces MITKNNHTIGEMVAADYRAATVFESFGIDFCCKGGRTLEEACEKKKIAPEAVKQELEKVFNTGDQENLNVSSWPLDLLADYIEKTHHRYVEERVPLLLQYLSKLCKVHGDAHPELLDVHRLFSESAGELTTHMKKEELILFPYIRKMVKYQKEGKSMDVPHFGSVRNPIFMMMEEHEAEGNRFEKISQLTSGYVPPKDACNTFRVTYALLDEFEKDLHRHIHLENNILFPSVVKAENYSQN; this is translated from the coding sequence ATGATCACAAAAAATAATCATACCATCGGAGAAATGGTTGCTGCTGATTACCGGGCGGCCACTGTATTTGAGTCATTTGGCATTGACTTTTGCTGTAAAGGGGGAAGGACCCTGGAAGAGGCATGCGAAAAGAAAAAAATAGCCCCGGAGGCCGTAAAGCAGGAATTGGAAAAAGTATTCAATACTGGGGATCAGGAAAACCTAAATGTAAGTTCCTGGCCATTGGATTTATTGGCTGATTACATTGAAAAAACTCATCACCGCTATGTAGAAGAAAGAGTACCCTTGCTATTGCAATACCTCAGTAAGCTGTGTAAAGTCCATGGTGATGCCCACCCTGAATTACTTGATGTTCACAGATTATTTAGTGAATCGGCAGGGGAATTAACCACCCATATGAAAAAGGAAGAGTTAATCCTTTTTCCCTATATCAGGAAAATGGTCAAATACCAAAAGGAAGGAAAAAGTATGGATGTTCCCCATTTTGGATCCGTCAGAAACCCCATTTTTATGATGATGGAAGAACACGAAGCAGAAGGCAATAGATTTGAGAAGATCTCCCAGCTTACATCTGGTTATGTGCCTCCCAAGGATGCATGCAATACTTTCCGTGTGACTTACGCTTTGCTGGACGAATTTGAAAAAGATCTCCACAGGCATATTCATTTAGAAAATAATATTCTGTTCCCATCTGTGGTAAAAGCTGAAAATTATTCACAAAATTAA
- a CDS encoding c-type cytochrome encodes MLKLPFYLMMILLMASCGGGGSGEKTSEKKAEEPETPASIKEGKGIGEIKHVELTDELNKDMVEGGGDIYDMKCASCHKLTDQRVVGPGFQGVTNRRKPEWIMNMITNTDVMLAEDPEAQKMLEECLTRMPNQNVSKEDARKILEFFRSNDLEKTGQKDGAIES; translated from the coding sequence ATGCTCAAATTACCATTTTACCTGATGATGATTTTGCTTATGGCTTCCTGTGGGGGAGGCGGAAGTGGAGAAAAAACATCAGAGAAAAAGGCTGAAGAACCCGAAACCCCTGCCTCTATAAAGGAGGGCAAAGGTATTGGGGAAATCAAACATGTGGAACTGACTGATGAATTAAACAAAGATATGGTAGAAGGAGGGGGAGACATTTATGATATGAAATGTGCTTCCTGCCACAAATTAACTGACCAGCGAGTTGTAGGGCCAGGTTTCCAAGGGGTTACTAACCGGAGAAAACCAGAATGGATCATGAATATGATCACCAATACAGATGTAATGTTAGCGGAAGACCCGGAAGCCCAAAAGATGCTGGAAGAATGCCTGACCCGGATGCCTAATCAAAATGTAAGCAAAGAAGATGCGCGTAAAATTCTTGAATTTTTCAGAAGCAATGACTTGGAAAAAACAGGTCAAAAAGACGGCGCAATTGAATCATAG
- the nosZ gene encoding Sec-dependent nitrous-oxide reductase has translation MKFSKQLLFGIFSLSMLIYSCGQRDAASLVEGDAAQKAYVAPGEYDEYYAFMSGGYSGQITVYGLPSGRLLREIPVFSQYPENGYGYSEETKDMFQTSYGMVPWDDSHHIELSQQNGEFDGRWLFVNGNNTPRIARVDLTTFETVEMLEIPDVAGLHCAPFITENSEYLVSGTRFSIPIPQKDVPIETYKENFKGLINYVSLDQEHGHMDLAFQIEMPGFNYDLARNGKGVSHGWSFLTTYNSEQAHSLLEVNASQKDKDLMAIINWQKAEEYMEAGKFTERTTSYYHNMMDEGSGIVNSEEKTVSRILKPADCPDMVYFIPVPKSPHGCDVDPTGEFIVGNGKLSADMSVYSFSKIMKAIEEKNFDGEIDGIPVINYEAGLHGILEKPGLGPLHTEFDNRGNAYTTFFISSEVVKWDVETKEILDRQSTFYSPGHLVIPGGETKNPDGKYLVAMNKITKDRFLPTGPELAHSAQLFDISGDKMELILDFPTKGEPHYAQAIRADKVQPNSKKFYNIEENTHPYATMGEGKSKVVREGNEVHVYMTAMRSHLAPDNIEGFKIGDKVYFHLTNLEQDWDVPHGFAIQGATNAEILVMPGQTKTLLWEPKKVGVYAFYCTDFCSALHQEMSGYARVSAKGSDVPLKWGLNETLRENQQAANEFYEQARENAGK, from the coding sequence ATGAAATTTTCAAAACAACTTTTATTCGGAATATTTAGTCTATCCATGCTAATTTATAGTTGTGGACAGCGGGATGCAGCTTCATTGGTAGAGGGGGATGCAGCCCAAAAGGCATATGTGGCCCCTGGTGAATATGATGAATATTATGCATTTATGTCCGGAGGCTATAGCGGCCAGATAACGGTTTATGGTTTGCCTTCAGGCAGGTTATTAAGAGAAATTCCTGTTTTTTCCCAATATCCGGAAAATGGATATGGTTACAGCGAGGAGACAAAAGACATGTTCCAGACCTCATATGGAATGGTGCCTTGGGATGATTCGCACCATATCGAGCTTTCCCAGCAAAATGGAGAATTTGATGGACGTTGGCTTTTTGTAAATGGGAATAATACACCAAGGATTGCACGGGTGGACTTGACCACTTTTGAAACCGTAGAAATGCTGGAAATCCCTGATGTGGCCGGATTGCACTGTGCACCTTTTATTACTGAAAACTCAGAATATTTGGTTTCCGGAACCCGTTTCAGCATTCCTATTCCTCAAAAAGATGTGCCTATTGAGACCTACAAGGAAAATTTCAAAGGCCTGATTAATTACGTTTCCCTTGATCAGGAACATGGTCATATGGATCTGGCATTCCAAATCGAAATGCCCGGGTTCAATTATGACTTGGCTAGAAATGGAAAAGGGGTTTCCCATGGTTGGAGCTTTTTGACCACTTATAATTCAGAACAGGCCCATTCTTTATTGGAAGTAAATGCTTCCCAAAAGGACAAAGACCTGATGGCCATTATCAACTGGCAAAAAGCGGAGGAATACATGGAAGCTGGAAAATTCACAGAAAGAACAACTTCCTATTATCATAACATGATGGATGAAGGCTCAGGAATTGTCAATTCGGAAGAAAAAACTGTTTCCAGGATATTAAAACCTGCAGATTGCCCGGATATGGTTTATTTTATCCCGGTTCCTAAATCCCCACATGGTTGTGATGTGGATCCAACTGGTGAATTTATTGTGGGAAATGGAAAGTTATCAGCGGATATGTCAGTGTATTCCTTCAGCAAAATCATGAAGGCCATTGAGGAGAAAAATTTTGATGGTGAAATTGATGGTATTCCAGTAATCAACTATGAGGCAGGACTTCATGGTATCCTGGAAAAGCCCGGATTGGGGCCATTGCATACTGAATTTGATAACAGGGGAAATGCATATACCACCTTCTTTATTTCCTCTGAAGTCGTAAAATGGGATGTTGAAACCAAGGAAATTCTTGACCGACAGTCCACCTTTTACTCCCCAGGTCACTTGGTGATTCCGGGTGGGGAAACTAAAAATCCAGATGGTAAGTACCTGGTTGCGATGAATAAAATTACAAAAGACAGGTTCCTTCCAACGGGTCCTGAGCTTGCCCATTCGGCCCAGTTGTTTGATATCAGCGGAGATAAAATGGAGCTGATTTTGGATTTTCCCACCAAAGGTGAGCCTCATTATGCACAAGCCATTAGGGCGGATAAGGTCCAGCCTAACTCCAAGAAATTCTACAACATCGAGGAAAATACTCATCCTTATGCCACCATGGGAGAAGGGAAGTCCAAGGTGGTTCGGGAAGGAAATGAAGTGCATGTGTACATGACGGCCATGAGGAGTCATCTAGCTCCGGATAATATCGAAGGGTTTAAGATTGGGGATAAGGTTTATTTCCATTTGACCAACTTGGAGCAGGATTGGGATGTGCCGCATGGCTTTGCCATCCAAGGGGCTACCAATGCAGAAATTTTAGTGATGCCTGGACAAACTAAAACGTTGCTTTGGGAACCTAAAAAAGTAGGGGTTTATGCCTTCTATTGTACAGACTTCTGTTCTGCCCTTCACCAGGAAATGTCAGGGTATGCAAGGGTTTCCGCAAAAGGATCAGATGTTCCTTTGAAATGGGGATTGAATGAAACCCTAAGGGAAAACCAACAAGCAGCCAATGAATTCTATGAACAAGCCAGAGAGAATGCTGGTAAATAA
- the nosD gene encoding nitrous oxide reductase family maturation protein NosD: MKFTIGLILFFWVLIGVSDSWGHVWRVKPASELAFIKKAVQLAQPKDTILVYPGVYNENLIEINKPLVLEGVDFPIIDGQGGDEILVVTSNQVHIRGFELKNIGASFLKDRAAIRLNQVSHVKVENNRLNNTFFGIYLQNSTDCQVKSNIITGSAIQEINAGNAIHVWKGNRIEIIDNQVRHHRDGIYLEFVDQSLIKGNTSQFNMRYGLHFMFSNYDRYEANVFEQNGSGVAVMFSKHIKMFNNHFLENWGGASYGILLKEISDGLMVHNTFERNTVGIYAEGANRIKIEKNTFLHNGKAMDIKGNCLNNEVITNNFIGNTFEVLTNSKSNLNHFEGNYWSQYRGYDLDRDGIGDVPYRPVNLFSLVTEKVPAAHMLLHSFLVRSLELAERLFPQLIPASLIDKKPMLKPINYDRI, translated from the coding sequence ATGAAATTTACAATAGGATTGATCCTTTTCTTTTGGGTATTGATAGGGGTTTCAGATTCATGGGGACATGTTTGGCGGGTAAAACCAGCATCTGAGCTAGCTTTCATCAAAAAAGCAGTACAACTGGCCCAGCCAAAGGATACCATCCTCGTTTATCCAGGAGTTTATAATGAAAACCTGATTGAAATCAATAAGCCATTGGTTCTGGAAGGTGTGGATTTTCCAATTATAGATGGCCAAGGAGGAGATGAAATTTTGGTTGTCACTTCTAACCAGGTGCATATTCGGGGATTTGAGCTTAAAAATATTGGGGCCAGCTTTTTAAAAGACAGGGCTGCCATCCGGCTCAATCAAGTTAGTCATGTAAAAGTGGAAAACAACCGGCTGAACAATACCTTCTTTGGGATTTATCTTCAAAACAGCACCGATTGCCAAGTGAAATCCAATATAATAACAGGCTCTGCAATCCAGGAAATCAATGCTGGAAATGCCATTCATGTTTGGAAAGGAAATCGAATTGAAATTATTGACAATCAGGTAAGACACCACCGTGATGGGATATATCTGGAGTTTGTTGACCAAAGTTTAATAAAAGGCAATACAAGCCAATTTAATATGCGCTACGGCCTTCATTTTATGTTTTCCAACTATGACCGATATGAAGCCAATGTTTTTGAACAAAATGGCTCCGGGGTAGCTGTTATGTTCAGCAAACACATTAAAATGTTTAATAATCATTTTCTAGAAAATTGGGGAGGTGCCTCATATGGCATTCTCCTAAAAGAAATCAGCGATGGCCTTATGGTTCATAACACCTTTGAAAGGAATACTGTCGGTATTTACGCAGAAGGGGCGAACCGAATTAAAATTGAAAAAAACACATTTCTCCACAATGGTAAAGCCATGGATATAAAAGGTAATTGCCTAAATAATGAAGTGATAACAAATAATTTCATTGGGAATACTTTTGAAGTCCTGACCAATTCCAAATCCAATTTGAATCATTTTGAGGGTAATTATTGGAGCCAATACCGGGGTTATGACCTGGACAGGGATGGAATAGGAGATGTACCTTATAGGCCGGTCAATTTGTTTTCTTTGGTTACAGAAAAGGTTCCTGCAGCCCACATGCTCTTGCATAGTTTTCTGGTCAGGAGCCTTGAATTGGCCGAAAGGCTTTTTCCACAACTGATTCCTGCCAGCTTGATTGATAAAAAGCCCATGCTAAAACCCATAAATTATGATAGAATTTAG
- a CDS encoding ABC transporter ATP-binding protein: MIEFREISKRFGKQKVLNQVSLQLEVGHGVALVGPNGSGKTTMIKILLGLVTSTSGEITLYGKPIEKQSEYRKDIGYMPQINRFPDNMKVGQLFGMLKNMRKDVSKEQYDLDLFKAFEIGKLKDKKLNHLSGGMKQKVSAALAFLFNPQVLVLDEPTAGLDPVSNELFKQKLKSSINQGKLVLITSHILSDLDEITTHVVYLMDGKVRFSKSLEQMKEETSEHRLNRMIAQILNREEVYV; the protein is encoded by the coding sequence ATGATAGAATTTAGAGAAATCTCAAAAAGATTCGGAAAACAAAAGGTACTCAATCAGGTTTCCCTCCAGCTTGAAGTGGGCCATGGGGTGGCCTTGGTAGGTCCTAATGGTTCCGGAAAAACCACTATGATAAAAATTCTTCTGGGCTTGGTAACATCCACTTCAGGGGAAATAACCCTGTATGGGAAACCAATTGAAAAGCAGAGTGAGTATAGAAAGGACATTGGTTATATGCCCCAGATCAACAGATTTCCAGACAACATGAAAGTGGGGCAATTATTTGGTATGTTGAAAAATATGAGGAAGGATGTTTCCAAAGAGCAATATGATTTGGACTTGTTTAAAGCGTTTGAAATTGGAAAACTGAAGGATAAAAAACTGAACCACCTTTCTGGTGGGATGAAGCAAAAGGTCAGTGCAGCATTGGCTTTTTTATTTAATCCCCAGGTGCTGGTTTTGGATGAACCTACTGCAGGTCTGGATCCGGTTTCCAATGAGCTTTTTAAACAAAAATTAAAAAGCTCCATAAACCAAGGAAAGTTGGTGTTGATCACCTCTCATATTTTATCGGACTTGGATGAAATCACTACCCATGTGGTTTATTTGATGGATGGGAAAGTCCGTTTTTCTAAAAGTCTTGAACAAATGAAGGAAGAAACCTCCGAACACCGCTTAAATCGAATGATTGCCCAAATTCTAAATCGAGAAGAAGTCTATGTTTAG
- a CDS encoding ABC transporter permease subunit, whose product MFRLTKFILGDLSKNWILILYFGFLLASTFGLFMMEGQSDKALVSLLNLTLMVVPMMTLLIGTIYYYNMYEFIVMILAQPIKRKTVIASIYLGLSIAFSLAFILGLGIPLGIMGFSQAGWMLILVGLLLTWVFVGLALWAGVLTRDKAKGMGFSLLIWVYFVLIFDGLILLLMYNFSDYPIEKGVLMITFLNPVDLGRILVLMQTQAAALMGYSGAVFRHFFEAWWGLIVAIGVMGIWALVPVWGAFRKFKRKDL is encoded by the coding sequence ATGTTTAGGTTAACAAAATTTATTCTGGGAGACCTTTCCAAAAATTGGATACTGATATTGTACTTTGGTTTCCTTTTAGCTTCCACCTTTGGGCTGTTTATGATGGAGGGACAATCTGACAAAGCATTGGTCAGCCTTTTAAATCTGACATTAATGGTTGTTCCAATGATGACCCTATTGATAGGGACCATTTATTATTATAATATGTATGAATTTATTGTTATGATCCTTGCCCAGCCGATTAAAAGGAAAACGGTCATTGCCAGTATTTATCTGGGCCTTTCAATTGCCTTTAGTTTGGCATTCATATTAGGGTTAGGAATTCCCCTCGGGATAATGGGGTTTTCCCAGGCAGGATGGATGTTGATCCTCGTTGGACTATTGCTTACCTGGGTTTTTGTTGGATTAGCACTTTGGGCAGGAGTTCTGACGCGGGACAAGGCCAAAGGGATGGGATTTTCCCTATTGATTTGGGTGTACTTTGTATTGATATTTGATGGCCTTATCCTTTTACTCATGTATAATTTTAGTGATTATCCTATCGAAAAAGGAGTCCTGATGATTACCTTTTTAAATCCTGTGGATCTGGGAAGGATTCTGGTTTTGATGCAAACCCAGGCAGCAGCACTCATGGGATATAGCGGGGCAGTATTTCGCCATTTTTTTGAAGCCTGGTGGGGCTTGATCGTAGCCATTGGAGTAATGGGTATTTGGGCTTTGGTCCCGGTTTGGGGAGCATTCAGAAAATTCAAAAGAAAAGACCTCTAA
- a CDS encoding nitric-oxide reductase large subunit encodes MEKRLWIIFGLVVGLSFLVLGYYGYEIYQKAPPIPDLVVDEKGEVVFTGKDIRNGQNAWQSMGGQEVGSIWGHGAYLAPDWTADWIHREALYILDRLAVKEAGGSYEKASEPQQAALRAQLQNSIRKNNFDSETRTLTISEERHSAIKDLSSYYKGLFMGDPDQMELRDAYSIPENAIKDPQRMRDMNAFFFWASWACVTERPGSDVTYTHNWPSDELVGNKATGDLLLWTGFSVIMLLFGTGVLVFYHAKSKEEELQAPVEDPLMRQKITPSMKAVEKYFWIVNLLILVQVAMGIITAHYGVEGNLLYGFPLADYLPYAASRTWHVQLAIYWIATAWLATGLYIGPSLTGKDPKFQKLGVNFLFIALLVIVVGSLAGQWMGIMQKLGYVNNFWLGHQGYEYVGLGRFWQCFLLVGLFIWLALMIRPLVPVFRQKTQEKHLLTMFLISCAAIALFFGAGLMWGRQTNLAIAEYWRWWVVHLWVEGFFEVFATVVAAFLFTRMGLLKIRTASVSVIFATVIFLSGGIIGTFHHLYFTGTPKAVMALGATFSALEVVPLVLIGFEAFENYRMSKVTDWLKDYKWPIYCLISVAFWNFLGAGIFGFLINPPIALYYMQGLNTTPLHGHTALFGVYGMLGIGLMLFVLRSLYRKQVWNDRLMGFAFWSINIGLMLMAVLSLLPVGLLQTVASVNEGMWYARSAEFLQQPLMDNLRWLRVIGDTVFSLGAVALFIFVFGLFRNRKKGQKISRKDKEMASAN; translated from the coding sequence ATGGAAAAAAGATTATGGATCATTTTTGGCCTGGTCGTTGGCTTGTCCTTTTTGGTCTTGGGTTATTATGGTTATGAAATTTACCAGAAAGCCCCCCCGATTCCTGATTTGGTAGTGGATGAAAAAGGAGAAGTGGTCTTTACTGGAAAGGATATCCGTAACGGGCAAAATGCATGGCAAAGTATGGGTGGCCAGGAGGTAGGTTCTATTTGGGGCCACGGTGCCTATTTGGCACCGGACTGGACGGCAGATTGGATCCACCGAGAGGCTCTTTATATTTTAGACAGGTTGGCAGTTAAAGAGGCGGGTGGTAGTTATGAAAAAGCCAGTGAACCTCAACAAGCTGCACTGCGTGCCCAATTGCAAAATTCTATTCGGAAAAATAATTTCGATTCCGAGACCAGGACCCTTACCATTTCAGAAGAGCGGCATTCTGCTATTAAAGATTTGAGTAGTTATTATAAGGGATTGTTTATGGGGGATCCAGATCAAATGGAATTGCGGGATGCTTATTCCATCCCGGAAAATGCCATAAAGGATCCCCAAAGGATGAGGGATATGAATGCCTTCTTTTTTTGGGCCTCTTGGGCTTGCGTTACCGAAAGGCCCGGCAGTGATGTGACTTACACCCATAATTGGCCTTCAGATGAATTGGTGGGCAATAAGGCCACGGGGGACTTATTGCTTTGGACCGGATTTAGTGTGATCATGTTGCTATTTGGAACAGGGGTATTGGTGTTTTACCATGCAAAAAGTAAGGAAGAGGAGTTACAAGCCCCTGTGGAGGATCCTTTAATGCGGCAAAAAATCACTCCTTCTATGAAGGCCGTGGAAAAATATTTTTGGATTGTGAATTTGCTAATTCTTGTTCAGGTGGCCATGGGAATCATTACTGCCCATTACGGAGTGGAAGGTAATTTACTATATGGTTTTCCTTTGGCGGATTATTTACCTTATGCCGCTTCCAGAACCTGGCATGTACAGCTGGCCATTTATTGGATTGCCACAGCCTGGTTAGCAACAGGATTATATATTGGCCCATCGCTTACTGGGAAGGATCCCAAATTTCAAAAGTTGGGCGTAAATTTCCTTTTTATTGCCTTACTGGTAATTGTAGTAGGCTCCCTTGCCGGCCAATGGATGGGAATTATGCAAAAATTAGGGTATGTGAATAATTTCTGGCTGGGTCATCAGGGTTATGAGTATGTAGGTCTAGGTCGGTTTTGGCAATGTTTCCTATTGGTTGGACTGTTTATTTGGCTGGCTTTAATGATTAGGCCCCTGGTTCCTGTTTTTCGACAAAAGACCCAAGAAAAGCATTTATTGACCATGTTTTTGATTTCCTGTGCCGCTATTGCTTTGTTTTTCGGCGCCGGGCTTATGTGGGGAAGACAAACCAATCTTGCCATTGCGGAATATTGGAGATGGTGGGTGGTTCACCTTTGGGTGGAAGGTTTCTTTGAAGTATTTGCCACCGTAGTTGCTGCTTTCCTATTTACCAGGATGGGCTTATTGAAAATAAGGACTGCAAGTGTGTCTGTTATATTTGCCACGGTGATTTTTCTATCAGGGGGAATAATTGGTACATTTCACCACCTTTATTTTACAGGTACCCCTAAAGCAGTAATGGCCCTGGGAGCCACCTTCAGTGCTTTGGAAGTGGTACCATTGGTATTGATAGGCTTTGAGGCCTTTGAAAACTATCGAATGAGTAAGGTTACAGATTGGCTCAAGGATTATAAATGGCCGATTTATTGCCTTATTTCCGTGGCCTTTTGGAACTTCCTTGGGGCGGGGATTTTTGGTTTTCTGATTAATCCGCCTATAGCCTTATATTACATGCAAGGCCTGAATACTACGCCTCTGCATGGGCATACCGCTTTGTTTGGTGTATATGGAATGTTGGGAATTGGATTAATGTTATTTGTGCTTAGAAGTCTTTACCGCAAGCAGGTATGGAATGACCGGTTGATGGGTTTTGCCTTTTGGTCTATCAATATTGGTCTGATGTTAATGGCGGTATTGAGCTTATTGCCTGTTGGCCTGTTGCAAACAGTTGCCAGTGTTAACGAAGGCATGTGGTATGCCCGTTCCGCCGAATTTCTCCAGCAACCTCTTATGGATAATTTAAGGTGGTTAAGGGTAATCGGGGATACGGTATTTTCCCTTGGGGCTGTTGCCTTATTTATCTTTGTCTTTGGGTTATTTAGAAATCGTAAAAAAGGACAAAAGATTTCCAGGAAAGACAAAGAAATGGCCAGTGCCAATTGA